One segment of Excalfactoria chinensis isolate bCotChi1 chromosome 27, bCotChi1.hap2, whole genome shotgun sequence DNA contains the following:
- the LOC140263112 gene encoding C-type lectin domain family 2 member B-like yields the protein MEKMREYPNSGGTERSRREGPSHRPCVTIQLTLAALFTVLLITAVAFAVQAFQPHPQPCAQCPFDWIGFRGKCYRFSEDESNWTSSHNNCSAPGASLAVLDSAEDLSFAMRHKGSSPHWVGLTREGQEHPWQWLNRSPSSHPFQVQGDGPCAYLGDAGLSSSHCSQRRNWVCTKPALQNTSKKNLCIST from the exons atggaaaaaatgagGGAATATCCCAACTCTGGGGGCACAGAACGGAGCAGGAGGGAAG GTCCCAGCCATAGGCCATGCGTTACCATCCAGCTGACGTTGGCAGCGCTGTTCACGGTGCtgctcatcactgctgttgccTTTGCAG TGCAGGCAttccagccccatccccagccctgtgctcagtgTCCCTTCGACTGGATTGGATTCAGAGGAAAGTGCTACCGCTTCTCAGAGGATGAAAGCAATTGGACTTCCAGCCACAAcaactgctctgctcctggggctTCCTTGGCTGTGTTGGACAGCGCTGAGGACTTG AGCTTCGCAATGAGACACAAAGGCAGCTCCCCCCACTGGGTTGGCCTCACACGGGAAGGCCAAGAGCATCCATGGCAATGGCTGAACCGCTCTCCTTCCTCTCACCC gttcCAGGTGCAAGGCGATGGTCCCTGTGCATACCTGGGGGACGCCGGGCTCAGCTCCTCCCACTGCAGCCAGCGCAGGAATTGGGTTTGCACCAAACCCGCCTTGCAAAACACGAGCAAGAAGAACTTGTGCATCAGCACCTGA
- the LOC140263118 gene encoding killer cell lectin-like receptor subfamily B member 1F — MDEEMMSADSRHPMGCWSPAQRQRGPTVCPHWHQIFLKACMLELLLLLLLLVGLSVWVFQQTSPPPSAALHCPEPSGRNGMELSEKSSIEQYFCQQTWNSSAAPASCLLCPQFWRLVGDRCYGLSMEKGIWTRAQKECEYQQSQLVVLRNVAEKEELKEMAGVGNQPVWIGLQVSGNEWQWVDKSSFNSTDFGHLPVVENHCGTFKNSQVEEDECNGEHEWVCQKEPRRLQP; from the exons ATGGATGAGGAAATGATGAGCGCTGATTCAAGGCATCCTATGGGCTGTTGGTCTCCTGCTCAGCGGCAGCGCG GTCCTACCGTGTGCCCCCACTGGCACCAGATCTTCCTGAAAGCCTGcatgctggagctgctgctgctgctgctgctgctggtggggctcAGCGTGTGGG TCTTTCAGCAAACATCCCCACCTCCAAgcgctgccctgcactgccctgAGCCCAGCGGGAGGAATGGGATGGAGCTGAGTGAGAAGAGCTCCATTGAGCAGTACTTCTGCCAGCAGACATGGAACAGCTCTGCAG CCCCTgcttcctgcctgctctgcccccaGTTCTGGAGGCTTGTAGGGGACCGATGCTACGGGCTTTCCATGGAAAAGGGGATCTGGACACGAGCTCAAAAGGAGTGTGAATATCAACAGTCTCAGCTGGTGGTGCTCCGGAACGTGGCAGAAAAG gaggagctgaaggaaatggCAGGTGTGGGGAATCAGCCGGTGTGGATTGGATTACAAGTGTCCGGCAATGAATGGCAATGGGTGGACAAGTCGTCCTTCAACAGCACAGA CTTTGGTCACCTTCCCGTGGTGGAGAATCACTGCGGGACCTTCAAGAACAGCCAAGTGGAGGAGGATGAGTGTAACGGTGAACACGAGTGGGTCTGCCAGAAAGAACCTCGACGTCTCCAGCCATAA
- the LOC140263133 gene encoding myelin-oligodendrocyte glycoprotein-like isoform X1, which produces MGFTSGCSHPSFSHPWRTLLAHLVALQLLHLGSAQLTVVAPNDHVTAIVGQDVVLRCHLSPCKDAWSSDIRWIKHGSAGLLHHYQNGEDLEQMEKYKGRTELLRDGLSDGNLDLRITAVSSSDTGTYSCVVQEGDAHAEAVLNLEVSDPFSQVIHPWKVALAVVVTLLVGSIVGLAVLLRKFGELSAEGTEHKEVLCRDRDDQGGAELCSMELHRRRKGDFS; this is translated from the exons ATGGGCTTCACATCCGGCTGCAGTCACCCCAGTttctcccatccctggaggaccCTCCTGGCTCATCTCgtggctctgcagctcctccatctGGGATCAG cccagctcacagTGGTGGCACCAAACGATCATGTCACTGCCATCGTAGGACAGGACGTCGTGCTGCGCTGTCATTTGTCCCCTTGCAAGGATGCCTGGAGCTCAGACATCAGATGGATCAAGCACGGATCTGCTGGGCTCTTGCACCACTACCAAAATGGAGAGGACCTGGAGCAGATGGAGAAATATAAAGGGAGGACAGAACTGCTCAGGGATGGCCTGTCTGATGGAAACCTGGATCTGCGCATCACTGCAGTGAGCTCCTCTGACACCGGCACATATAGCTGTGTTGTGCAAGAAGGTGATGCCCATGCAGAAGCTGTGCTGAACCTGGAGGTGTCAG ATCCCTTTTCCCAGGTCATCCATCCCTGGAAGGTGGCTCTGGCTGTGGTCGTCACACTTCTGGTTGGGTCAATTGTCGGCCTTGCTGTTCTCCTGAGAAAGTTCGGTGAGCTGAGTGCAGAGGGGACGGAGCACAAGGAGGTGTTGTGCAGGGACAGGGATGATCAGggtggtgctgagctctgctccatgGAGCTacacaggaggaggaagggggattTTTCCTGA
- the LOC140263133 gene encoding myelin-oligodendrocyte glycoprotein-like isoform X2 encodes MGFTSGCSHPSFSHPWRTLLAHLVALQLLHLGSAQLTVVAPNDHVTAIVGQDVVLRCHLSPCKDAWSSDIRWIKHGSAGLLHHYQNGEDLEQMEKYKGRTELLRDGLSDGNLDLRITAVSSSDTGTYSCVVQEGDAHAEAVLNLEVSDPFSQVIHPWKVALAVVVTLLVGSIVGLAVLLRKFVALRRELSEFFQPLPPPKSH; translated from the exons ATGGGCTTCACATCCGGCTGCAGTCACCCCAGTttctcccatccctggaggaccCTCCTGGCTCATCTCgtggctctgcagctcctccatctGGGATCAG cccagctcacagTGGTGGCACCAAACGATCATGTCACTGCCATCGTAGGACAGGACGTCGTGCTGCGCTGTCATTTGTCCCCTTGCAAGGATGCCTGGAGCTCAGACATCAGATGGATCAAGCACGGATCTGCTGGGCTCTTGCACCACTACCAAAATGGAGAGGACCTGGAGCAGATGGAGAAATATAAAGGGAGGACAGAACTGCTCAGGGATGGCCTGTCTGATGGAAACCTGGATCTGCGCATCACTGCAGTGAGCTCCTCTGACACCGGCACATATAGCTGTGTTGTGCAAGAAGGTGATGCCCATGCAGAAGCTGTGCTGAACCTGGAGGTGTCAG ATCCCTTTTCCCAGGTCATCCATCCCTGGAAGGTGGCTCTGGCTGTGGTCGTCACACTTCTGGTTGGGTCAATTGTCGGCCTTGCTGTTCTCCTGAGAAAGTTCG tggcACTGAGAAGAGAGCTGAGTGAGTTCTTCCAACCCCTTCCACCACCAAAGTCCCATTAA